One stretch of Eupeodes corollae chromosome 2, idEupCoro1.1, whole genome shotgun sequence DNA includes these proteins:
- the LOC129944184 gene encoding E3 ubiquitin-protein ligase Nedd-4 isoform X6 codes for MSSSSISASPTVVAAAAANGNNASSSRNSGGPSSTTTNNAPGLVGTAPRPPPRRRAASVSQHNSRRPSGEYGNGHTPRRSLAIANDTEISQLRIKVLGGQSLAKKDIFGASDPYVRIDLNTIHGDINIDSVLTKTKKKTLNPMWNEEFIFRVKPNEQKLVFQVFDENRLTRDDFLGMVELTLVNLPKEQEGRTINPKSYSLRPRSAKSRIKGTLDIYHAYIRDEVNASPDGDWDHVENVSITGTQSGNPFPHTTSEPLPQGWEERQDANGRTYYVNHTARTTQWNRPLLSASNSISVDAAASDFQRRFHISVDDSEAQRNPTEDADQPDSGNRSENSASSTRRNSVEDNTAVGDQTTTTNNDEESLPPQWSMQVAPNGRTFFIDHVARKTTWIDPRNGRASPMPNQTRRVEDDLGPLPEGWEERVHTDGRVFYIDHNTRTTQWEDPRLSNPNIAGQAVPYSRDYKQKYEYFKSHIRKPTNVPNKFEIRIRRTSILEDSYRIINSVNKTDLLKTKLWVEFEGETGLDYGGLAREWFYLLSKEMFNPYYGLFEYSAMDNYTLQINPFSGLCNEEHLNYFKFIGRIAGMAVYHGKLLDAFFIRPFYKMMLQKPIDLKDMESVDTEYYNSLLWIKENDPSELELTFCVDEETFGHTSQRELKTNGANIDVTNDNKDEYIKLVIEWRFVSRVKEQMTAFLDGFGSIIPLNLLKIFDEHELELLMCGIQNIDVKDWRDNTLYKGDYHMNHIIIQWFWRAVLSFSNEMRSRLLQFVTGTSRVPMNGFKELYGSNGPQMFTIEKWGTPNNYPRAHTCFNRLDLPPYEGYLQLKDKLIKAIEGSQGFAGVD; via the exons AATGACACTGAAATAAGTCAGCTACGCATCAAAGTACTTGGAGGACAATCCCTAGCGAAAAAAGACATATTTGGAGCTAG tgaTCCATATGTCAGAATCGACCTCAACACAATACATGGTGATATAAACATCGACTCGGTCCTAACTAAGACTAAAAAGAAG ACTTTGAATCCAATGTGGAATGAGGAATTTATTTTTAGG gTGAAAccaaacgaacaaaaattaGTATTTCAAGTATTTGATGAAAATCGTTTAACCAGAGATGATTTTCTGGGTATGGTCGAACTGACACTGGTGAATTTGCCCAAAGAACAAGAAGGACGAACTATTAATCCAAAAAGTTACTCATTGCGGCCTAGAAG cgCTAAATCCCGAATAAAGGGCACATTAGACATTTATCACGCTTATATTCGTGACGAAGTAAATGCCTCACCCGATGGAGATTGGGATCATGTAGAAAATGTTTCTATAACTGGAACACAATCaggg aatccgTTTCCACACACAACATCAGAACCTCTGCCTCAAGGATGGGAAGAAAGACAAGATGCAAACGGAAGAACGTATTATGTCAATCATACGGCTCGAACAACACAATGGAACAGACCTCTATT aTCAGCTTCAAATTCGATTTCAGTTGATGCTGCTGCATCTGATTTTCAAAGACGGTTCCACATCAGTGTGGATGACTCAGAAGCGCAAAGAAATCCG ACCGAGGATGCAGATCAACCCGACAGTGGCAATCGATCCGAGAACTCAGCTTCATCAACGAGACGAAATTCTGTCGAAGACAACACAGCAGTAGGCGACCaa ACCACAACAACGAATAACGATGAAGAAAGTCTGCCTCCACAATGGTCAATGCAAGTTGCGCCTAATGGACGAACGTTTTTTATCGATCATGTGGCGCGTAAAACCACATGGATTGATCCTCGTAATGGCAGAGCTAGTCCAATGCCAAATCAAACACGACGTGTTGAAGATGATTTGGGACCGCTGCCAGAAGGCTGGGAAGAACGTGTTCATACCGATGGCAGAGTGTTTTACATAGATCATa ATACGCGAACAACACAATGGGAGGATCCAAGACTGTCTAATCCAAATATAGCTGGCCAAGCCGTACCATATTCTAgagattataaacaaaaatatgaatactTTAAAAGTCACATTAGAAAACCA aCAAATGTACCAAACAAATTCGAAATTCGCATTAGACGTACTTCGATATTAGAAGATTCATATCGAATTATTAATTCTGTTAATAAAACCGATTTACTTAAGACTAAGTTATGGGTAGAATTTGAAGGAGAGACTGGATTAG attATGGTGGCCTTGCCAGAGAATGGTTCTATTTATTATCCAAAGAAATGTTCAATCCTTATTATGGACTGTTTGAGTACTCAGCTATGGATAATTACACATTACAAATTAATCCATTTAGTGGCCTTTGCAATgaagaacatttaaattatttcaa ATTCATTGGAAGAATTGCTGGAATGGCAGTTTACCATGGAAAACTTTTAGACg ccTTTTTCATTCGACCTTTCTATAAAATGATGCTTCAAAAGCCAATTGATCTAAAGGATATGGAATCGGTGGATACGGAATATTATAATTCATTACTTTGGATCAAAGAAAACGATCCAAGCGAATTAGAACTAACGTTCTGTGTGGATGAGGAAACATTTGGTCATACAAGTCAAAgagaattgaaaacaaatggTGCCAATATCGATGTTACGAATGACAACAAAGATGAATATATTAA ATTAGTAATCGAATGGCGTTTTGTATCGCGAGTCAAAGAACAAATGACGGCATTCTTGGATGGCTTTGGTTCTATTATAccacttaatttattgaaaattttcgaCGAACATGAACTGGAGCTTCTAATGTGTGGAATACAAAACATTGATGTTAAAGACTGGCGCGACAACACTCTCTACAAGGGTGACTATCATATGAATCACATTATCATTCAATGGTTCTGGAGAGCTGTGCTCTCGTTTTCCAATGAAATGCGTTCCCGTTTACTGCAATTTGTAACTGGTACGTCCAGAGTTCCAATGAATGGATTCAAAGAGCTTTACGGCTCGAATGGACCACAAATGTTTACAATTGAAAAATGGGGAACACCTAATAATTATCCAAGAGCTCATACATG ttttaatcGTTTGGATTTACCACCATACGAAGGTTATTTACAACTCAAGGATAAACTAATTAAGGCAATCGAAGGCAGTCAAGGTTTCGCTGGAGTCGATTAa
- the LOC129944184 gene encoding E3 ubiquitin-protein ligase Nedd-4 isoform X5, whose amino-acid sequence MSSSSISASPTVVAAAAANGNNASSSRNSGGPSSTTTNNAPGLVGTAPRPPPRRRAASVSQHNSRRPSGEYGNGHTPRRSLAIANDTEISQLRIKVLGGQSLAKKDIFGASDPYVRIDLNTIHGDINIDSVLTKTKKKTLNPMWNEEFIFRVKPNEQKLVFQVFDENRLTRDDFLGMVELTLVNLPKEQEGRTINPKSYSLRPRRSVGAKSRIKGTLDIYHAYIRDEVNASPDGDWDHVENVSITGTQSGNPFPHTTSEPLPQGWEERQDANGRTYYVNHTARTTQWNRPLLSASNSISVDAAASDFQRRFHISVDDSEAQRNPTEDADQPDSGNRSENSASSTRRNSVEDNTAVGDQTTTTNNDEESLPPQWSMQVAPNGRTFFIDHVARKTTWIDPRNGRASPMPNQTRRVEDDLGPLPEGWEERVHTDGRVFYIDHNTRTTQWEDPRLSNPNIAGQAVPYSRDYKQKYEYFKSHIRKPTNVPNKFEIRIRRTSILEDSYRIINSVNKTDLLKTKLWVEFEGETGLDYGGLAREWFYLLSKEMFNPYYGLFEYSAMDNYTLQINPFSGLCNEEHLNYFKFIGRIAGMAVYHGKLLDAFFIRPFYKMMLQKPIDLKDMESVDTEYYNSLLWIKENDPSELELTFCVDEETFGHTSQRELKTNGANIDVTNDNKDEYIKLVIEWRFVSRVKEQMTAFLDGFGSIIPLNLLKIFDEHELELLMCGIQNIDVKDWRDNTLYKGDYHMNHIIIQWFWRAVLSFSNEMRSRLLQFVTGTSRVPMNGFKELYGSNGPQMFTIEKWGTPNNYPRAHTCFNRLDLPPYEGYLQLKDKLIKAIEGSQGFAGVD is encoded by the exons AATGACACTGAAATAAGTCAGCTACGCATCAAAGTACTTGGAGGACAATCCCTAGCGAAAAAAGACATATTTGGAGCTAG tgaTCCATATGTCAGAATCGACCTCAACACAATACATGGTGATATAAACATCGACTCGGTCCTAACTAAGACTAAAAAGAAG ACTTTGAATCCAATGTGGAATGAGGAATTTATTTTTAGG gTGAAAccaaacgaacaaaaattaGTATTTCAAGTATTTGATGAAAATCGTTTAACCAGAGATGATTTTCTGGGTATGGTCGAACTGACACTGGTGAATTTGCCCAAAGAACAAGAAGGACGAACTATTAATCCAAAAAGTTACTCATTGCGGCCTAGAAGGTCAGTAGG cgCTAAATCCCGAATAAAGGGCACATTAGACATTTATCACGCTTATATTCGTGACGAAGTAAATGCCTCACCCGATGGAGATTGGGATCATGTAGAAAATGTTTCTATAACTGGAACACAATCaggg aatccgTTTCCACACACAACATCAGAACCTCTGCCTCAAGGATGGGAAGAAAGACAAGATGCAAACGGAAGAACGTATTATGTCAATCATACGGCTCGAACAACACAATGGAACAGACCTCTATT aTCAGCTTCAAATTCGATTTCAGTTGATGCTGCTGCATCTGATTTTCAAAGACGGTTCCACATCAGTGTGGATGACTCAGAAGCGCAAAGAAATCCG ACCGAGGATGCAGATCAACCCGACAGTGGCAATCGATCCGAGAACTCAGCTTCATCAACGAGACGAAATTCTGTCGAAGACAACACAGCAGTAGGCGACCaa ACCACAACAACGAATAACGATGAAGAAAGTCTGCCTCCACAATGGTCAATGCAAGTTGCGCCTAATGGACGAACGTTTTTTATCGATCATGTGGCGCGTAAAACCACATGGATTGATCCTCGTAATGGCAGAGCTAGTCCAATGCCAAATCAAACACGACGTGTTGAAGATGATTTGGGACCGCTGCCAGAAGGCTGGGAAGAACGTGTTCATACCGATGGCAGAGTGTTTTACATAGATCATa ATACGCGAACAACACAATGGGAGGATCCAAGACTGTCTAATCCAAATATAGCTGGCCAAGCCGTACCATATTCTAgagattataaacaaaaatatgaatactTTAAAAGTCACATTAGAAAACCA aCAAATGTACCAAACAAATTCGAAATTCGCATTAGACGTACTTCGATATTAGAAGATTCATATCGAATTATTAATTCTGTTAATAAAACCGATTTACTTAAGACTAAGTTATGGGTAGAATTTGAAGGAGAGACTGGATTAG attATGGTGGCCTTGCCAGAGAATGGTTCTATTTATTATCCAAAGAAATGTTCAATCCTTATTATGGACTGTTTGAGTACTCAGCTATGGATAATTACACATTACAAATTAATCCATTTAGTGGCCTTTGCAATgaagaacatttaaattatttcaa ATTCATTGGAAGAATTGCTGGAATGGCAGTTTACCATGGAAAACTTTTAGACg ccTTTTTCATTCGACCTTTCTATAAAATGATGCTTCAAAAGCCAATTGATCTAAAGGATATGGAATCGGTGGATACGGAATATTATAATTCATTACTTTGGATCAAAGAAAACGATCCAAGCGAATTAGAACTAACGTTCTGTGTGGATGAGGAAACATTTGGTCATACAAGTCAAAgagaattgaaaacaaatggTGCCAATATCGATGTTACGAATGACAACAAAGATGAATATATTAA ATTAGTAATCGAATGGCGTTTTGTATCGCGAGTCAAAGAACAAATGACGGCATTCTTGGATGGCTTTGGTTCTATTATAccacttaatttattgaaaattttcgaCGAACATGAACTGGAGCTTCTAATGTGTGGAATACAAAACATTGATGTTAAAGACTGGCGCGACAACACTCTCTACAAGGGTGACTATCATATGAATCACATTATCATTCAATGGTTCTGGAGAGCTGTGCTCTCGTTTTCCAATGAAATGCGTTCCCGTTTACTGCAATTTGTAACTGGTACGTCCAGAGTTCCAATGAATGGATTCAAAGAGCTTTACGGCTCGAATGGACCACAAATGTTTACAATTGAAAAATGGGGAACACCTAATAATTATCCAAGAGCTCATACATG ttttaatcGTTTGGATTTACCACCATACGAAGGTTATTTACAACTCAAGGATAAACTAATTAAGGCAATCGAAGGCAGTCAAGGTTTCGCTGGAGTCGATTAa